From a region of the Deltaproteobacteria bacterium genome:
- the tsaB gene encoding tRNA (adenosine(37)-N6)-threonylcarbamoyltransferase complex dimerization subunit type 1 TsaB, translating to MRVLGLDTSTALLSAAVLDGGALAAERTRESLRSRDRRPGRSNHAEGLLPLVAEVLDAAGTEFSSLSLVGVAVGPGTFTGLRIGISTAKGLVYGSDIPVVGVRTLEASAYRVAPAEEPVFVCPMVDARKGEVYASLFRRTAAACECLMEDSLAAPEEMVRCVESAAAGSCLYLGSGAMTYAEVIMRCAGAGRASVSDGSEFPAVAGAVARIAEARFRAAPETAAASLAPHYIRPPDALPSAVRGGAK from the coding sequence ATGAGAGTACTCGGACTCGACACTTCGACGGCACTCCTGAGCGCCGCCGTTCTGGACGGCGGCGCACTGGCGGCCGAACGCACGCGGGAGTCGTTGCGGTCGCGGGACCGGCGCCCGGGCCGTTCGAACCACGCGGAAGGACTGCTTCCGCTCGTCGCGGAGGTGCTGGACGCCGCCGGGACGGAATTCTCGAGCCTCTCGCTCGTAGGCGTGGCCGTGGGACCCGGTACCTTTACCGGGCTGCGCATCGGCATCAGCACGGCCAAGGGGCTGGTGTACGGCTCGGACATCCCGGTGGTCGGCGTGCGCACGCTGGAGGCCTCGGCTTACCGGGTGGCGCCGGCGGAAGAGCCCGTTTTCGTCTGCCCCATGGTGGACGCGCGCAAGGGCGAGGTCTACGCTTCCCTCTTCCGGCGCACGGCCGCGGCCTGCGAGTGCCTGATGGAGGATTCCCTGGCGGCGCCGGAGGAAATGGTCCGGTGCGTGGAGTCCGCGGCGGCGGGTTCATGCCTGTACCTGGGGAGCGGCGCCATGACCTACGCCGAGGTGATCATGCGGTGCGCGGGCGCGGGTCGCGCCTCGGTGAGTGACGGTAGCGAATTTCCCGCCGTCGCCGGCGCCGTAGCGCGCATCGCCGAAGCGAGATTTCGCGCCGCGCCGGAGACCGCGGCCGCTTCGCTGGCGCCTCATTATATCCGCCCCCCCGACGCGCTGCCGAGCGCCGTCCGAGGCGGTGCGAAGTAG
- the rseP gene encoding RIP metalloprotease RseP, with translation MIDIIYMIVAAVVAFGALVFLHELGHFLVAKKAGVGVLTFSIGFGPKVLVRRYGETEYCISAFPLGGYVRMMGEDPSDEVLDPDPDRSFSQRSLTARAAIVAAGPVANFILAVAVFLLVFVIFGVPYRTAEIGGVQADSPAAAAGLEAGDRVVTAGDRPIRSWDGLSRAVRESGGRALELGVARDGREFMVSLRPTLGETQNLLGETEDVWLIGIQSAGTVEVDRPNPLTAGWLAVTRTVEMTLLTFEVLVKMVVGRVDSTNLGGPLMIAQVAGEQAQRGLANYLFLVALLSVNLGVLNLLPIPMLDGGHLLFFLIEAVRGKPLGVRQRERAQQFGLVLLLFVMVYAFYNDLARLFG, from the coding sequence TTGATCGACATCATCTACATGATCGTCGCCGCGGTGGTGGCATTCGGCGCGCTCGTGTTCCTCCACGAGCTCGGACACTTCCTCGTGGCCAAGAAGGCCGGCGTGGGCGTGCTCACCTTCTCCATCGGCTTCGGCCCCAAGGTCCTGGTGCGACGCTACGGCGAAACGGAATACTGCATCAGCGCCTTTCCGTTGGGGGGGTACGTCCGGATGATGGGGGAGGACCCGAGCGACGAGGTGCTCGACCCGGACCCGGACCGGTCCTTTTCCCAGCGAAGCCTGACGGCCCGCGCCGCCATCGTCGCGGCCGGCCCGGTCGCGAACTTCATCCTGGCCGTGGCCGTGTTCCTGCTGGTCTTCGTCATATTCGGCGTCCCTTACCGCACGGCGGAGATCGGCGGCGTCCAGGCGGATTCGCCCGCGGCCGCGGCCGGACTCGAGGCCGGCGACCGTGTCGTGACGGCCGGCGACCGCCCCATCCGTTCGTGGGATGGGTTGTCGCGCGCGGTCCGGGAGAGCGGCGGCCGCGCGTTGGAGCTGGGGGTGGCACGCGACGGACGGGAGTTCATGGTTTCGCTGCGCCCCACCCTGGGAGAGACGCAAAACCTTCTGGGCGAGACCGAGGATGTGTGGCTCATCGGCATCCAGAGCGCCGGCACGGTGGAGGTGGACCGGCCCAACCCGCTGACCGCGGGATGGCTGGCGGTGACGCGTACCGTGGAGATGACGCTGCTCACCTTCGAAGTGCTGGTCAAGATGGTGGTGGGCCGGGTGGACTCCACGAATCTCGGCGGCCCGTTGATGATCGCGCAGGTGGCGGGGGAGCAGGCCCAGCGCGGGCTCGCCAACTACCTGTTCCTCGTGGCGCTCCTGAGCGTCAACCTCGGCGTCCTCAACCTGCTGCCCATTCCCATGCTGGACGGCGGACACCTGCTGTTCTTCCTCATCGAGGCCGTGCGCGGAAAGCCCCTGGGGGTCAGGCAGCGGGAACGGGCGCAGCAGTTCGGTCTGGTGCTGCTGCTGTTCGTCATGGTCTACGCGTTCTATAACGATCTGGCGCGGCTTTTCGGCTGA
- a CDS encoding 1-deoxy-D-xylulose-5-phosphate reductoisomerase, which translates to MKRIVILGSTGTIGVNALDVIRTFKRRFKVSGLVAGRNLELLAEQVAEFSPRIVSVREHGDVDALRKLIGRRRTEIVYGEDGAVAAATEPTADFVLAAIVGGAGLVPTFAAVQAGKDVGLANKEALVMSGELFVREARKRGVRLLPVDSEHSAVFQCLEGNRRKDVDKIILTASGGPFLRTPLGRLPDATVDEALDHPTWKMGPKITIDSATMMNKGLEVIEARWLFGLPAERVEVMIHPQSIVHSMVRYRDGAVMAQLGIPDMRIPIAYALSYPERLDTGLAPLDLTHGGQLTFLDVEGPRYPALDIAYGALARGGTVPPVLNAANEVAVSAFLDGRIGFRRIHEISRETIASHDPVKPRRLEQVLEADRWARAFAEDLVQRNGLAH; encoded by the coding sequence ATGAAGCGTATCGTCATCCTCGGTTCCACCGGGACCATCGGGGTCAACGCCCTCGACGTCATCCGCACGTTCAAGCGCCGGTTCAAGGTCAGCGGACTCGTGGCCGGACGCAACCTGGAGCTGTTGGCGGAGCAGGTCGCGGAGTTCTCCCCGCGCATCGTCAGCGTCCGCGAACACGGTGACGTGGATGCGTTGCGCAAGCTCATCGGACGGCGCCGGACCGAGATCGTGTACGGCGAGGACGGGGCCGTGGCCGCGGCCACCGAGCCCACCGCGGACTTCGTGCTCGCGGCCATCGTGGGCGGCGCCGGGCTCGTGCCCACGTTCGCCGCGGTACAGGCGGGCAAGGACGTAGGGCTCGCCAACAAGGAAGCCCTGGTGATGTCCGGGGAACTCTTCGTGCGCGAGGCGCGCAAGCGGGGGGTGCGCCTCCTGCCGGTGGACAGTGAACACAGCGCGGTGTTCCAGTGCCTCGAAGGGAACCGCCGGAAAGACGTGGACAAGATCATCCTCACCGCCTCGGGCGGCCCGTTCCTGCGCACGCCGCTCGGCCGACTGCCCGACGCTACCGTCGATGAGGCGCTGGACCACCCCACGTGGAAGATGGGTCCCAAGATCACCATCGATTCCGCCACCATGATGAACAAGGGACTGGAGGTCATCGAGGCGCGCTGGCTGTTCGGCCTGCCCGCGGAGCGCGTGGAGGTGATGATCCATCCCCAGAGCATCGTTCACTCCATGGTGCGCTACCGCGACGGGGCGGTCATGGCGCAGCTCGGAATACCCGACATGCGCATCCCCATCGCCTATGCGCTGTCCTACCCTGAACGGCTCGACACCGGGCTGGCACCGCTCGACCTGACCCACGGCGGCCAACTCACGTTCCTGGACGTGGAAGGCCCGCGCTACCCCGCCCTGGACATCGCCTACGGCGCGCTCGCCCGGGGAGGCACCGTCCCGCCCGTTCTCAACGCCGCCAACGAGGTGGCGGTGTCGGCGTTCCTGGACGGACGCATCGGTTTCCGCCGCATCCACGAGATCAGTCGGGAGACCATCGCCTCGCATGATCCGGTCAAGCCGCGCCGTCTGGAACAGGTCCTGGAGGCCGACCGCTGGGCACGGGCGTTCGCCGAGGACCTCGTGCAACGCAACGGGTTGGCGCATTGA
- a CDS encoding phosphatidate cytidylyltransferase, which produces MRARVLTALVGIPFVVGIVVADRVWLFALFVEALSLVALHEYFRMVFPAHREVRLTGVAAGMLLSLTLVAPGLSSLLPLIVTLLFAAFVFIGGVAEERYRNLGLALAGAFYLGYLFPHFIVLYRGGYEWVLWLLIVVFCSDSAAYFAGVAVGRRKLYPSVSPGKTVEGAIAGTVAGALAGWACGAWLLALPLAHLLWLSPAIAVIAQVGDLFESLIKRGFAAKDSGAILPGHGGLMDRLDSLVFPGVLSTYCLRLL; this is translated from the coding sequence ATGCGCGCCCGCGTACTGACCGCACTGGTCGGAATCCCCTTCGTCGTCGGCATCGTGGTCGCGGACCGCGTCTGGCTGTTCGCGCTTTTCGTCGAAGCCCTCTCGCTCGTTGCCCTTCACGAATACTTTCGCATGGTCTTCCCGGCCCACCGGGAGGTGCGTCTCACCGGGGTGGCGGCGGGCATGCTGCTTTCCCTCACCCTGGTGGCGCCCGGTCTCTCGAGCTTGCTGCCGCTGATCGTGACGCTCCTGTTCGCCGCGTTCGTCTTTATCGGAGGCGTGGCGGAGGAACGCTACCGCAACCTCGGCCTGGCGCTGGCGGGCGCCTTCTACCTGGGTTACCTGTTCCCCCACTTCATCGTCCTTTACCGCGGCGGCTACGAGTGGGTGTTGTGGCTGTTGATCGTGGTGTTCTGCAGTGACAGCGCCGCCTACTTCGCCGGTGTGGCCGTGGGCCGGAGAAAGTTGTATCCTTCGGTCAGTCCGGGAAAGACGGTGGAGGGCGCGATCGCCGGCACCGTGGCGGGCGCACTGGCCGGATGGGCGTGCGGCGCGTGGCTGTTGGCGTTGCCGTTGGCGCACCTGCTTTGGCTTTCCCCGGCGATTGCCGTCATCGCGCAGGTCGGCGACCTGTTCGAGTCGCTCATCAAACGCGGGTTCGCCGCCAAGGACTCGGGCGCCATCCTGCCGGGTCACGGCGGCCTCATGGACCGGCTTGACAGCCTCGTCTTTCCAGGCGTCCTGAGCACCTACTGTCTGCGGTTGCTTTAA
- the uppS gene encoding polyprenyl diphosphate synthase → MNLHGLEKSRLPTHVAIIMDGNGRWARLRGKSRLEGHREGTEAVRATVELSRDLGIRYLSLYAFSSENWNRPHDEVEGLMALLESYLECEQERMMREGIRLMAIGDRQRLPASVRRVLDRSEELTRHNTAITVILALSYSGRDDIVRAVRDIARKVKEGEYDLPEIDESLVAAHTETGCIPDPDLLIRTSGEMRISNFFLWQIPYTELYITPTLWPDFSERRYVEALLEFQRRKRRFGKTDEQLFRG, encoded by the coding sequence ATGAATCTCCACGGGCTGGAAAAGAGCCGGCTTCCCACTCATGTCGCGATCATCATGGACGGCAATGGACGCTGGGCCAGGCTGCGCGGCAAGAGTCGTCTGGAGGGCCATCGGGAAGGTACCGAAGCGGTTCGTGCCACGGTGGAATTAAGCCGCGACCTGGGCATCCGCTACCTTTCGCTGTACGCGTTCTCCTCGGAAAACTGGAACCGCCCGCACGATGAGGTGGAGGGGTTGATGGCGTTGCTGGAGAGCTACCTGGAGTGCGAGCAGGAGCGCATGATGCGCGAGGGCATCCGGCTCATGGCCATCGGTGACCGCCAACGCCTGCCCGCGTCCGTGCGCCGGGTGCTCGACCGGAGCGAGGAACTCACACGCCACAACACCGCCATCACCGTCATCCTGGCGTTGAGCTACAGCGGCCGTGACGACATCGTCAGGGCGGTCCGGGACATCGCCCGCAAGGTCAAGGAAGGGGAGTACGACCTGCCCGAAATCGACGAATCCCTGGTGGCGGCCCATACGGAGACCGGGTGCATACCCGATCCGGACCTCTTGATCCGCACCAGCGGGGAGATGCGCATCAGCAACTTCTTCCTTTGGCAGATACCCTACACGGAGCTCTACATCACCCCGACGCTGTGGCCCGATTTCTCCGAGCGTCGGTACGTCGAGGCGTTGCTGGAGTTTCAGAGGCGCAAGCGTCGGTTCGGCAAGACCGACGAGCAGCTCTTTCGGGGTTGA
- the frr gene encoding ribosome recycling factor, producing MDDVFFQVFQDDLDKTMEAMRRELGRVRTGRASASLFDGVVVEYYGTQTPLNQIATVAVPEPRLVTIQAYDRSAIAGIERAILKADLGLTPANDGQLIRVPIPELSEERRKELVKQVRKTAEEYRVSVRNHRRAAIEELKSMQKGKEITEDEVKQGQERIQKITTDFVGKVDGFLKVKEEEIMEV from the coding sequence ATGGACGACGTCTTCTTTCAAGTTTTTCAGGACGACCTGGACAAGACCATGGAGGCCATGCGCCGGGAGTTGGGACGAGTGCGCACGGGCAGGGCTTCGGCCTCTCTCTTCGACGGGGTCGTGGTGGAATACTACGGCACCCAGACCCCGTTGAACCAGATCGCCACCGTCGCCGTCCCCGAGCCTCGGCTGGTGACGATCCAGGCGTACGACCGCAGTGCCATCGCCGGCATCGAAAGAGCCATTCTCAAGGCCGATCTCGGCCTCACCCCCGCCAACGACGGCCAGCTCATCCGGGTGCCGATCCCGGAGCTCAGCGAGGAGCGGCGCAAGGAACTGGTGAAGCAGGTGCGCAAGACCGCCGAGGAGTACCGGGTCTCCGTGCGCAACCATCGACGCGCCGCCATCGAAGAGCTGAAGTCGATGCAGAAGGGCAAGGAGATCACCGAGGACGAGGTCAAGCAGGGCCAGGAGCGCATCCAGAAGATCACCACGGACTTCGTCGGCAAGGTGGACGGATTCCTCAAGGTCAAGGAAGAGGAGATCATGGAGGTCTAG
- the pyrH gene encoding UMP kinase → MTDAELRYKRVILKITGEVLAGERQYGIDPATVARFVEEIREVHELGCEIALVIGGGNILRGAEASEHGIDRASADYMGMLATVINSIALQDALEKIGVSTRVMSAIEMRQVAELYIRRRAVRHLEKGRVVILAGGTGNPFFTTDTTASLRAMEVGAEVILKATKVRGVYDTDPLKNHEAKLFRELTHMEVLSKELKVMDSTAISLCMDNRLPIIVFNVMERGNIRKVVGGQPIGTLVSMGDRQSGTGPQV, encoded by the coding sequence ATGACGGACGCGGAGTTGAGATACAAGCGAGTCATTCTGAAGATCACGGGAGAGGTTCTCGCGGGAGAACGCCAGTACGGCATCGATCCAGCCACCGTCGCGCGGTTCGTGGAGGAGATTCGGGAGGTCCACGAACTGGGCTGTGAGATCGCCTTGGTCATCGGCGGCGGCAACATCCTGCGCGGCGCCGAGGCGAGCGAACATGGCATCGACCGCGCCAGCGCCGACTACATGGGCATGCTGGCCACGGTCATCAACAGCATCGCGCTGCAGGACGCGCTCGAAAAGATCGGCGTCTCGACGCGCGTGATGTCCGCCATCGAGATGCGGCAGGTGGCCGAGCTGTACATTCGCCGGCGCGCCGTGCGGCACTTGGAGAAGGGCCGGGTGGTCATACTGGCGGGCGGCACCGGCAACCCCTTCTTCACCACGGACACGACCGCGAGCCTGCGCGCCATGGAAGTGGGCGCCGAGGTGATCCTGAAGGCCACCAAGGTGCGCGGCGTGTACGACACCGATCCGCTGAAGAACCACGAGGCGAAGCTCTTCCGCGAGTTGACCCACATGGAGGTGCTCAGCAAGGAGCTCAAGGTCATGGACTCCACCGCCATCTCGCTCTGCATGGACAACCGTCTTCCCATCATCGTCTTCAACGTCATGGAGCGGGGCAACATACGCAAGGTGGTGGGCGGCCAGCCCATCGGCACCTTGGTGAGCATGGGAGACCGGCAATCCGGCACGGGCCCGCAGGTGTGA
- the tsf gene encoding translation elongation factor Ts, with amino-acid sequence MAIDASLVKQLRDKTGAGFMDCKKALLECEGDFEKSVDHLRAKGLAMAARKAEREASEGLVGAYIHGGSKIGVLLEVNCETDFVARTEEFQALVKDLAMQVAAANPRCVQREDVGEEELERERSIYRQQAAELNKPAAVLDKIVDGKMERFYEDACLMEQAYIKEPTRRVKDLIQDAVARLGENIRIRRFVRYTVGDGTKD; translated from the coding sequence ATGGCCATCGACGCGAGTCTAGTCAAACAGTTACGGGACAAAACCGGCGCGGGTTTCATGGACTGCAAGAAGGCCCTCCTGGAATGCGAGGGTGACTTCGAGAAGTCCGTGGACCATCTGCGGGCGAAAGGGCTTGCAATGGCGGCGCGCAAGGCCGAGCGCGAGGCCAGCGAAGGTCTGGTGGGTGCGTACATCCACGGCGGCAGCAAGATCGGGGTTCTGCTGGAAGTGAACTGCGAGACCGATTTCGTGGCTCGGACGGAGGAGTTCCAGGCCCTGGTCAAGGACCTCGCGATGCAGGTCGCCGCGGCGAACCCGCGTTGCGTGCAGCGTGAGGACGTCGGCGAAGAGGAGCTGGAGCGGGAGCGATCCATTTACCGGCAGCAGGCCGCCGAGCTCAACAAGCCCGCGGCCGTGCTGGACAAGATCGTCGACGGCAAGATGGAGCGCTTCTACGAGGATGCCTGCCTCATGGAGCAGGCCTACATCAAGGAACCCACCCGCCGCGTGAAGGACCTGATCCAGGACGCCGTCGCGCGCTTGGGGGAGAACATCCGCATTCGGCGTTTCGTTCGCTACACGGTCGGCGACGGCACGAAGGACTAG
- the rho gene encoding transcription termination factor Rho, which produces MNLSSLKSKKIAELANIGKGFSIESAGNMRRQDLIFAILQAQTEKNGYVYGEGVLETLPDGFGFLRAPDYNYLPGPDDIYVSPSQIRRFGLHTGDIISGQIRPPKDGERYFALLKVESINNGDPDNVRDKILFDNLTPLYPEERISLEHDPEEYTTRFIDLLTPIGMGQRGLVVAAPRTGKTMMLQNMAKAIAHNHPDAVLIVLLIDERPEEVTDMQRSVIGEVVSSTFDEPATRHVQVAEMVIEKAKRLVEHGKDVIILLDSITRLARAYNTVVPPSGKILSGGVDSNALHKPKKFFGAARNIEDGGSLTIIATALIDTGSRMDEVIFEEFKGTGNMEINLDRRLMDKRVFPAVDINKSGTRKEELLIPKEDLNRIWILRKVLSQLNVVDAMEFLIDKLRGTKDNKEFLESMNT; this is translated from the coding sequence TTGAACCTGAGCTCGCTCAAGTCCAAGAAGATCGCCGAGCTGGCCAACATCGGCAAGGGCTTCAGCATCGAGAGCGCGGGGAACATGCGGCGGCAGGATCTGATATTCGCGATCCTGCAGGCACAGACCGAGAAGAACGGTTACGTGTACGGTGAGGGCGTGCTGGAAACCCTGCCCGACGGTTTCGGCTTCCTGCGCGCGCCGGACTACAACTACCTCCCCGGCCCGGACGACATCTACGTTTCACCGAGCCAGATCCGCCGTTTCGGCTTGCATACGGGCGACATCATCTCCGGCCAGATTCGTCCGCCGAAGGACGGCGAGCGGTATTTCGCCCTGTTGAAGGTGGAGAGCATCAACAACGGCGATCCGGACAACGTGCGGGACAAGATCCTCTTCGACAACCTGACTCCACTCTATCCCGAAGAGCGCATCAGTCTGGAGCACGACCCGGAAGAATACACGACCCGCTTCATCGACTTGCTGACGCCCATCGGAATGGGTCAGCGCGGGCTGGTGGTGGCGGCGCCGCGCACGGGCAAGACCATGATGCTGCAGAACATGGCGAAGGCCATCGCCCACAACCATCCGGACGCGGTCCTCATCGTCCTGCTCATCGACGAACGCCCCGAGGAGGTCACCGACATGCAGCGGTCGGTGATCGGAGAGGTGGTGAGTTCCACCTTCGACGAGCCCGCGACGCGCCACGTGCAGGTGGCGGAGATGGTCATCGAGAAGGCCAAACGGCTCGTGGAGCACGGTAAGGACGTCATCATCCTCCTCGACAGCATCACGCGCCTGGCCAGAGCCTACAACACGGTGGTGCCGCCGAGCGGCAAGATCCTCTCCGGCGGCGTCGATTCCAACGCGCTGCACAAGCCGAAGAAGTTCTTCGGCGCGGCCCGCAACATCGAGGACGGCGGCAGCCTCACCATCATCGCCACCGCGCTGATCGATACGGGAAGCCGCATGGACGAGGTCATCTTCGAGGAGTTCAAGGGAACCGGCAACATGGAAATCAACCTCGACCGCAGGCTGATGGACAAGCGCGTGTTCCCGGCCGTGGACATCAACAAGTCCGGCACCCGCAAGGAAGAGCTGCTGATCCCGAAGGAGGATCTCAACCGCATCTGGATCCTGCGCAAGGTGCTGTCCCAGCTCAACGTCGTGGATGCCATGGAGTTTCTCATCGACAAGCTGCGCGGGACCAAGGACAACAAGGAATTCCTGGAATCCATGAACACCTAG
- a CDS encoding bifunctional riboflavin kinase/FAD synthetase, with protein MRILRHVKGPLHRPVMTIGNFDGVHLGHQDLLGRVMADARARGGSSVVLTFEPHPLKFLAPKYAPRLILSRKDKLALLRRVGVDCVVIQRFTPSFCAVPAHEFVNRYLAGLGVEALWVGEDFRFGRDRAGTVRDLMQWGPAAGMEVRVIEPVAESEHAISSSRIRALLEGGRVEVARAQLGRSHFIEGTVVRGHQRGREIGFPTANVHSRTEVVPANGIYATVVETDGRRLPSVTSVGVNPTFGTGPRTIESYILDFDEDLYGRRLRVFFVERLREERNFPSVDQLVRQIEDDVVLARRVLRRAGPDGTAVPCLTKPAASPSI; from the coding sequence ATGCGGATTCTGCGGCACGTCAAGGGACCCCTTCACCGTCCCGTCATGACCATCGGGAACTTCGACGGGGTGCATCTCGGGCACCAGGACCTGCTCGGGCGGGTGATGGCGGACGCGCGGGCGCGGGGCGGATCCTCCGTCGTCCTGACGTTCGAGCCCCATCCGCTCAAGTTCCTCGCGCCGAAATACGCTCCGCGGTTGATCCTGTCGCGCAAGGACAAATTGGCGCTGTTGCGGCGCGTGGGCGTCGATTGCGTGGTGATCCAGCGTTTCACGCCGAGTTTCTGTGCCGTGCCGGCCCATGAATTCGTGAACCGCTATCTGGCCGGCCTCGGAGTCGAGGCCCTTTGGGTGGGCGAGGATTTCCGCTTCGGCAGGGACCGAGCCGGCACCGTCCGCGATCTGATGCAATGGGGGCCGGCCGCGGGGATGGAAGTGAGGGTCATCGAGCCGGTCGCGGAGTCCGAACATGCCATCAGCAGCAGCCGTATACGCGCGTTGCTCGAAGGAGGGCGGGTAGAGGTCGCCCGGGCCCAGCTCGGACGCAGCCATTTCATCGAGGGAACGGTGGTGCGGGGGCATCAGCGGGGCCGGGAGATCGGCTTTCCCACCGCCAACGTGCACAGCAGGACGGAGGTCGTGCCGGCCAACGGGATCTACGCCACCGTGGTCGAGACGGATGGGCGGCGGTTGCCCAGCGTCACCAGCGTCGGGGTGAATCCGACGTTCGGCACGGGACCCCGAACCATCGAGAGCTACATTCTGGATTTCGACGAGGACTTGTACGGTCGCCGGCTGCGTGTGTTTTTCGTGGAAAGGCTCAGGGAAGAGCGTAACTTCCCTTCGGTGGACCAACTCGTCCGGCAGATCGAGGACGACGTCGTCCTGGCCCGCCGGGTTTTGCGCCGTGCCGGCCCCGACGGCACTGCCGTGCCCTGCTTGACAAAGCCGGCTGCATCACCTAGTATATAG
- the ybgF gene encoding tol-pal system protein YbgF, translated as MRTVARTWFVVLSLVSAWGCTVDYHAAPAPAVQAQLTEGEWAVINGLKAEIGQARTQLADTRAEVTAMQNRLNAVEGNLQELRNGGGGASANAGEIGRRLAALESEVRAQRNLLKVREDELRLLRDAVLQGAPPRAPGAEPTVETPQAPAATEGAPQVARPAPRPATEAPTLQQDYENAWRRLRERDFRGAIEQFKKFVEKHPNSPLTDNAQYWIGESHYALQEFDEAILEFDVVRKNYPDGDKAPAAWLKIGYAFAELGNRVDARLILQEVINRYPNSEEAGKARERLQSLDA; from the coding sequence ATGCGAACCGTTGCCCGCACATGGTTTGTCGTTCTGTCGCTTGTGTCGGCGTGGGGCTGTACCGTCGACTATCATGCGGCGCCGGCGCCCGCCGTCCAGGCACAGTTGACCGAGGGCGAGTGGGCGGTGATCAACGGGTTGAAGGCGGAAATCGGGCAGGCGCGTACCCAGTTGGCGGATACCCGGGCGGAGGTCACCGCCATGCAGAACCGCTTGAACGCGGTCGAGGGTAATCTCCAGGAGCTGCGCAACGGAGGAGGGGGCGCGTCCGCGAACGCGGGGGAGATCGGCCGCAGGCTGGCGGCCCTCGAGTCGGAGGTGCGCGCGCAACGGAATCTCCTGAAGGTGCGCGAAGACGAGCTTCGGCTTCTGCGTGACGCGGTTCTCCAGGGCGCCCCGCCGCGCGCTCCGGGCGCCGAACCGACTGTCGAAACGCCTCAGGCGCCGGCCGCCACGGAAGGGGCGCCGCAGGTGGCGCGTCCGGCGCCACGCCCCGCCACCGAGGCGCCCACGCTCCAGCAAGACTACGAGAACGCCTGGAGACGGCTGCGGGAAAGGGACTTTCGCGGCGCCATCGAACAGTTCAAGAAGTTCGTCGAAAAGCACCCGAACAGCCCGTTGACCGACAACGCACAATACTGGATCGGTGAGAGCCATTACGCGCTCCAGGAGTTCGACGAAGCCATCCTGGAGTTCGACGTGGTGCGGAAGAACTATCCCGACGGCGACAAGGCGCCCGCGGCGTGGCTCAAGATCGGCTATGCCTTCGCCGAGCTTGGAAACCGGGTCGACGCCAGGCTCATCCTCCAGGAAGTCATCAACCGGTATCCCAATTCCGAGGAAGCCGGAAAGGCGCGAGAGAGACTCCAATCCCTGGACGCTTGA
- the pal gene encoding peptidoglycan-associated lipoprotein Pal — MQHHISIPRKPRNGEDKRETEPMIRRAFVLLFCSITPMILVACAAPPVDTEEPAAAVPAAEGAPAEGAPGGITEGDLAQQGSGVTGQGSLDALKEGTTPQTGVLADVHFEFDRSELAAEAREILQRNSDWIKEHPGVQIEIEGHADNRGTNEYNLALGSRRAQAVKDYLVTLGVAPDRFSTISYGEELPVCGENSEECWRMNRRAHFVVRAQRPSS; from the coding sequence GTGCAGCATCACATCTCAATTCCGCGCAAACCCAGAAATGGGGAAGACAAGAGAGAGACCGAGCCGATGATTAGAAGAGCATTCGTGCTGCTGTTCTGCTCCATCACTCCGATGATTCTCGTCGCCTGCGCCGCGCCGCCCGTGGATACGGAAGAACCGGCCGCGGCCGTGCCGGCGGCCGAGGGCGCGCCGGCCGAGGGCGCACCCGGCGGGATCACGGAGGGCGATCTCGCTCAACAGGGGTCGGGAGTGACCGGCCAGGGTAGCCTCGACGCGCTCAAGGAGGGCACGACGCCGCAAACCGGCGTCCTCGCCGATGTCCACTTCGAGTTTGACCGCTCCGAGTTGGCCGCCGAAGCGCGCGAGATCCTGCAGCGCAACTCGGATTGGATCAAGGAGCATCCCGGGGTTCAAATCGAGATCGAAGGGCACGCGGATAACCGCGGCACCAACGAATACAACCTTGCCCTCGGCTCCAGGAGAGCCCAAGCGGTCAAGGACTACCTGGTGACCCTGGGAGTCGCGCCGGATCGTTTTTCGACCATCAGCTACGGCGAGGAACTTCCGGTCTGCGGCGAGAATTCGGAGGAGTGTTGGCGAATGAACCGACGGGCGCATTTTGTCGTTCGGGCGCAAAGGCCTTCTTCCTGA